One Deinococcus radiopugnans ATCC 19172 genomic window, GCGTGCTGCGGATCATCTTTGTGCTGGATCGCGGGTTCGACCGCCTCCGGATCCTGCGCCGTCTGCGGCGGTTGCACGTCGATTTCGTGATCCGCGCCCGCCACCTGGATCGTCAGACGCGCCTGCGTCCGACGGGTGAGGGGGAACCGCTGCACGGTGCACTGCACCGTGCCCCAGTCACTCACGTCTTCGAATTGGCCCGTCCGGTCAAGCAGGGCAAGCGGCTGATCTGGCGCCCCACCCGCACCGAACTGCGTGCCCAGCAGGTCTGGCTGGACGACGGCCGGCTGCCCGTTCGGGCCGTTCAGTTGAGCTTTCCCACACGTCCCAAAGGCGACGAGGAGGGCTGGGTGCTGCTGACCAGCCTGCCGGTGTCGCCCGGCGTGGACGCCGGGCAGGTGGTCCGCCTGTACCTGCGCCGCTGGAGCATCGAAGACGTCTTCGCCTGGACGAAGACGTCCCTGGGCTGGGAGGACGTCCGCCTTCACGACTTCCAGGCCCTGCGCACCCTGGTGGCCATGAGCTGGGTGGTGGCCGCCTACGTCTTTACCCTGGGTGAAACGCTGGACACGCCACACGTCCGACTGCTCGCGCATCTGGGTGGCCACGTCCCCCACAAAAATCGCCCGCCTGGCAAGAAAACCTTGCTCCTGGGCTTGCAGCGGCTGGCCGCTGCATATCTCGCCACTCAGACCGCCCGTCACTGGGACCAGGGCGTCTCTGGAAATGACGTGCTGGAGCGCCTTCTCGGCAGGCATTGAGTTTTGTCCGGTTCCCAATATGCACTGAGTCTAAAAAGCTATCGCTAAGTCCCAGCCCGCCCTACAGCAGCCCAACAGGGCGCCAACAGAACACCAACAGATAGCACCCCGCTCTACGCGGGGTGCTACTGTTGAAAACGAAGCGAGCCAGCAGCGCTACCAACGCTCTGACTCTGCTACCCCACCTCGAAGGATCCACTCGCGATGAACAATCAACGACAGGGCAGCCGTACCCCTATGGTAGGCCAAAACGCCCCCACATTTCCAGACCCCGCCACAGTTAAGCTCCCCCTCACCTCCAAGCAGGCGAAGACCACCAGTTACTTTCTGGAAATGGCCCGCGCTGTGCAGGTTCACCAGACGGACACGCCCCCTCCAGTGCCCGCCGCTGTCGATGCGTTCCTGAAGCAGGAATGCTCGGAGCTGGATAAGATCATGGCCGAGCTGGAAGCCCGCCGAGACGCTGATGCGGCCCGCGCTGAGAAGCTCGAAGCGCAGAAGTGCGAAGCCCAGCGCCGCCGCGAGGAGCGCCGCACCGCGTCCCTGGAAGCCCAGCAGGCCCCCTACAAGCGGCTTCAGGACTTCACCCCCTCTGCCGACATGCCAGCCCCCCTGCGAGCCTGCTACGCGCCAAGACGCCTGAAGGTCAAACCCACCGCGCCCCCCCCTGTTGCTGATCTGATGAACCTGGACGCCCTGCGCCCCCAGCGCGGCAAGGGCGCGGACACCGAAGGGGCCGGCGTGTGGGCGCAGCTGCTGGGCGAGCTGGCCCGCCACGCCCTGACGGTGCGCCCGGACCTGTACCGCCGCGCTGATGGATCTTTGCCCCCTCAAATGGTGCTGCACCTGCCCAACGAGCTGATGGCCGCGCAGGTGGACAAGGACGTCAGCACCCTGCGGCGGTGGACCCCGATCCTCGAAGCGCTGGGGTATATCGATGCCCGCCCGCACTACACCACCATGACCACCCGTGACGGCCAGCGGATTCCGGTGATCGACGGCACGCTGTACGCGATCCGGCTGCAACCGGGCCACAAGGCCAAGCTGACGTACCAGGACTTGAACGCCCAGTACCGCAACCTTGATGAGGACCGGCAGGCAGGCCGCACCGCCTGGAAGGTGGTCCAGCGGGCGGAGCAGTTGGCGGAGTGGGAAGCCGCGAAGGCTGAAAATGCGAACGGCGTCCCAGACGCAGAAAAAAATATGCGCGGGTCAACTGCTCATCCGATGAAGGCCCAGTACCTCAAAGACCAGTTAAAAGCGTGGGCCGTTACCCCCGGCCAGGTTCAAGACCCGTTATTCGCTGACCCGCGCATATTCTCCACCGAGGAGCTCGAAGAAGCCGTCAAGACGGTGCAGGACGTGATTTACCTGCTGCCGACGGTGGCGGAATCCGACGCCAACAAACGGGCGGCGCTGGTGGGCATCCTGGGAACAGCGCTGGCCCACGCCCTGGAGGATGACCACTCGCAACGCTGGTACTGCAAAGCCATCTGGAACGCCTGGAATGCGGAGGTGGAAGGGCGCGGGGGACTCCAGGTGCTGGCGGCGCAATTGGCCCGCCTGGACGTGGATCGGCACGAGTGGGGCAGCCTGAAACGCCCCGCTGCGCTGCTGAATGCCCGACTTCGGGCGGCGTGACCTCCGGCGCAGAGTGCGCGCCGGATGCCCCACCCCCTCAGCCGACCCACAGGAAGATGACCCGCCGCGAGGCAGGCCATGCTGTAAATGTTCCATTTATAATGAAGCATGCGTCTTCATCGAAATGATCTCAAGATTTTTGATTCAGCTGTCGCGCATCATGCAGCTTCTCGTCTACTCCGTGCAAAGTTCAGTGCGTTTGGTCCTGTTGACTCTGATTTACAGAACTCCGAATTCAAGCAAGCCGCTCTAGAACCCTGGAAAGAGAATCTTCATCTCTCTGTGGAAGTGTTGATCGGTTTTGCCGCTGAACTGTATCTCAAAGGATTTATTCAAATCTATGGTGCGCCTCAGAAAAGAATCTATGGCTTGTATGAGCTTTTCACTGCCCTTCCACAGAAGGTTCAGGATAAATTACAAGAGTGCTCCGACGATTTGGAGTTAGGCGAGCCGATCGAGCGGCATCTGAAGAAGGTGGCTGACAGCTTTGCAGGTGTGCGATACATTCATGAAGGCTTCCCAGGAAATGATGTCTTGTCCCCCAAAATCCTCGAGGTCTTTCATAAGCATTTATTGGAATCAGTTGGAGGTAGGTCAGCAGAGCGATTCACGCTGGAAGGCACCGTCGAGGAATAGCTGAGGCTGCGGAGGCCAGAGGTGCCTGCGTCATCAAATATTCCTTCACTGGTAATCTTATTAATATTTTTATTTACTTGGTATTTATATGGTACAAGCAGTAACGATGCTGTCATTTTTCTGCTTTCACTTTTAATTAGCACGAGTATATAGCGTAAAAATAATTAGTCTTAAAGGAATAACTCCGTTATTTATAAATTAAATGAGTTATTAGTACTAAGATAAAGTGTCTATTTTTTAGGGAGAGGGTGCTTGTTTCTTGATCTTGCCGACCCAGCGGATCGACCATTGCGCGGCGGTCACGCGGGCCTTGTGGTGGGCGAGCAGGTAAGCCGCAGCGGTGGCGGTGTCCTGGTCCAGGCCCGCCGCCACCAGATGCGCCGCCAGTTCAGGCACCTGGCCCGCTTCCACCAGTTCGAGCTGACCTCCGCGCTTGATCTCGTAGGTACACCGGGGCAGTTTAGGACCGCGAGCTGTCATGGGCGCATGCTACGAAATAGGGCAAAGGCCAAGGCAGAGAGGACGTTTCGAGCCGGCGGGCCGTTCGACTGGGTGCTGTCCGAATCCACCCAAAAGCTGGGTCTAGGTCAAAGATGAAGATTTGTACTCTTTGTTAGAAATATAAAAGATAGATACGTCTCCTTCTCCTGTGTATGCTTTGAACCCATGCTCAAGGAAGTATATAAAGGCCGTGAGATCGTTATAGATTTCTCTCCCCTCCCTAACCGTCCTCTCGGCAGGCATGCCGCTGCCCGGAAAAACTGGACCGTCAAGATAGACGGTGAAAGTATTCTTGATAGAATCTCTTATATAGGGATTCGAGACGAAAATTTGATTATGTCTGCTGCAAAAAAGTATGTGGATAAGCTATATTGAGCCGATAACCTCTGTGGAATAGTATTTCTCTGGCAGATCATTTATTCATTTCGGGTCTATTTTTAAATTTGAAATTGAAAACATTCAGTTGAGCCAATATCAATAAAATTTATTGTTTGAGACGTTTTCTTTGTAAGACACTCTAAACGTGAGTTAATGGAGTTTTGGCTTTACTTCGCGCACACCTTTGGAACTCAATTGTCGCTAAGAATCAAAAGTATGAAAGCGAGTGATGTCCTGCTGTGCCTCTCTCGCGATGAGCAACGCCAAAACGGCATCTATGATCGACTGATTCAATGTGGACACCAGCCCCGCATATCGTCCTTACGACACATCCTGGAAAGACTCACCGAGGCTGGGTTGGTGGTGACCAGAACGACTGAACTGGGCGGGTGCTTCTACCGGTTGGCTGACGTTGAAACGGTGGAAGCGGCACTTGAGGCCACGGAGTTACAGGATTGACCCTTGAGCGTTGCAACGCGCTGAAGCTCAAGCAGAGATAGGCTCTGGCGGCTGAGCTTTCCTCGTCTCTCTTTTTCAGGCAGAACTTTAAAGAGTCTGCAGTTTGAGATGTTTAGTGTGCAATCCGGGTTGCACTCCCTCACCACTTCTAACGGCAAAGTATGCCGAAGGCTGGATAACATGAAGGCGAATGATGTGCTGCTCTGCCTCTCTCTCGAAGAGCAGCGACAGAGTGATATTCGTGACCGACTGACCAAACGTGGCCATGTGCCCAGCATGGCCTATTTACGAAAAACATTGAGAAAATTCGCGGCAGATGGGTTGGTGGTGATGAGAAAGGCCGAGAACGGTGGATGCTTTTATCGATTGGCCGAGGGCGAAGCGGTGGAGGCGGCGTTGGACAGTGCATGGGACACTCAGCGCTCTGCAATCAGCTCCGGCGGCAGGACGTAAACGAGATCCGCCCCACCAGTCCAAGGGGCTGAGGCGCTTCAAACTGCATCCCTGCGTTGTGTTCTTGATTCATAGCGTTGCAGCCGCTGTCGATGGGTGTACAGGAGGAGTCACCATGACCGACGAACAGTACCAACAGGCTGAGGTGATCCGCCATCTGCCCTGCACAGCCGATGAGCGCCGTCAGGTGCTCGATCAAATGGCCCAGCGCCGCGCTGTGCTGCTGGCTCAACTCGTAGAAATCAACAAGGAGTTGCACGACATGGAAGCCATTGAGATGGGCCACCGCGCCGCACTGAATCCTTGATGTCCAGTCCTCAAACCTACTGCGAAGCTGCACATCCTCACTGGCAGGCCAGGACCGGGAAAACTCCTCCGGTCCTGGCCTGCTGCTTCCGGTGTGCTTGAAAGAAAATAGGGCGCTCTTTGGGTCTGGTACTCTCCCTCCATGTTGACCTTCTCGGAACACGTCAGGAACAAGTCGCCAGAGACACAGCGCCGTCTTTACACGCTGTTTCAACGGGCGGTCAAACAGGGTGAAATCCCGGCCCTGAAACTCTTGACGCGCTTCGAGATTCAAGGCTTCAAGGGACAGCCCCGGCAGGTCCAGAACTACGCCTACACGGATGGCACCGCTCAGCAGGTTTCGGCGTGGATCGAACGGCAAGAGCAGACCCAAAAGCAGAACGGTTTCACGGTGGAGCAGGCGCAGGAGCTGACCGACGCTGAGTTGAATGCGGCGATCCAGCAACAGACAAAGGGCAGCCGGAAGCGCAAGCCCAAGGCCACAAAGACCACGAAGAAGCCCGCTTCCACCAACGAAGAAAAAACACCTGAACCCATTCACTGATTCCGTCTGAGAGCTGGGGCCACGCGCCCCAGTTTTTTAGGGTCTCCAGCAGGGCCAGGAAGCAGAAGCAGGAGCAGAAAAAGGAGACCCTCCCCAAACTCGATTGCGCCGCGCTGGGAGGAGGAAAACGGGACTGGAGTGGCTATTTGGGGAGGGTAAGCAAGATAAGCGTGCGGGTAAACTAGCTAGAGATCGAGGTTTTTTGCTGTGTGGCACGTTGTTCTTACACGGGTAAAATTTGAGCTTCACCACCCGCGCACTTTTGGGCGAAAAATTACGCTGAGAAACGACGAAGCAGCAGCTCGAATACCAGGGCATGAGCGTCAGCAGGAGGAGGCGTTGGGCGGCGATTTCCTGCGGATGCTGGGGTGTTCCGCAAGATTAGCACTAGCGTGCATCTTGCCTCTAGAACGCAGTTCTAGAGGGGAAAAAACCAGAGTACGCCTTCAATAAATTCCTGGACAGTCAAAATGGTACGTTGACGTTATGACCAAAGCCGTTGGGAGACCGCCCCACAAGCCTAGAAACGTGACGGTCAGTCTCGCCGCCCATCACGCCGCCGAATTGGAGCGGTTGGCCGGCGCACACGGAGTCAAGCTATCCACCTTCTGCGCTCACCTGCTGGAGCGTTACAGCATGGAAGACCGCGACATGCTGACCTCCGAACTGCTCAAAGCGGCCGTGGTGGAAACGGTGCACCGCGAGATGGCTGAGCATCACCACCGGGTGCGTTCACTGTTTGCCCGCACGGCGCTGGAGAGCATCGCCACCCGGCAGTTGGCCCGCGTGACCTTGCAAGCCCTCCTCAAAAGCGACAGGGCCGATACCTACAACGAGGAGGCGTGGGAGTACGCCGTTCACGTTCTCAAGAACCCTACCCCGGCGATCAAGGCGGCCATTGGGCAACTATCCGAAAGTATCAGCAACGATGACCCCACGTTGCTGATGAGAGTCCGGGAGTCCACCGCACAGATGACCGCAGGACTGGGGGAAGTGCGGACGCTGGCCGAGGAGGTCCGGCGGTTGACCGAACAACAAGCCCTGGTCATGGAGATGATGAGCAGAATGGGGGAGACCCTGACCTACATGGGCCAGCGGATCAACGACACCCAGCGCGTCACCATCACGGCCATTGAGAAGTTGGAGCAGGCCGAGGAAACCGCGAAGGCCAAGAAAGGACTGTTCAGGTAATGGCCCGCCTTGCGTCCAATCAGCGGGTGGTCACGTCGATGAAGGACCGCAGCGGCAACGCCTACACCAAGACCAGCGCTGGAGGCAAAGCCCGCGCTGGGAGCGCCGTGAAGTACATGGACGAGGACAAGAAGACCCGGCTCTACCGGCTGGAAGAGGGCTACGGGGCCACCGAGACTGACCGGCATGAAGCCCTGGAACGGATCAGGGAGACCGAGACCCGCTATCAGCAACATCTGGCCTTCACCACCA contains:
- a CDS encoding transposase, with translation MTPSATVDIGGLSDFVQPYRTLFRDRRLFAAFQAALSGILASGTTRLAQMARVAPGTGARPQAERRLRRLVHHDHQRSDLNADTLLNHIQTQGATRVAGSDEVIVVLDGSDLRKPHSQTLEYLDTVRDLRGQPVAGYRTLNAIGLTPDGRQTLLYHTLYSTLAPGFTSENTVVLQALEQLTRALRSAGVLRIIFVLDRGFDRLRILRRLRRLHVDFVIRARHLDRQTRLRPTGEGEPLHGALHRAPVTHVFELARPVKQGKRLIWRPTRTELRAQQVWLDDGRLPVRAVQLSFPTRPKGDEEGWVLLTSLPVSPGVDAGQVVRLYLRRWSIEDVFAWTKTSLGWEDVRLHDFQALRTLVAMSWVVAAYVFTLGETLDTPHVRLLAHLGGHVPHKNRPPGKKTLLLGLQRLAAAYLATQTARHWDQGVSGNDVLERLLGRH